Proteins encoded by one window of Clostridium bornimense:
- the yidD gene encoding membrane protein insertion efficiency factor YidD, which yields MKRILIIIVKFYRKYLSSLKRQPTCRFYPTCSQYALEALEKYGAIKGTILTIKRILRCNPFNKGGFDPLK from the coding sequence ATGAAAAGGATATTAATAATAATAGTTAAATTCTATAGAAAATATTTATCTTCATTAAAGAGGCAACCTACATGTAGGTTTTATCCAACTTGTTCACAATACGCACTAGAGGCCTTAGAAAAGTACGGTGCTATAAAAGGAACGATACTTACAATAAAGAGAATTTTAAGGTGCAATCCTTTTAACAAAGGAGGATTTGATCCTTTAAAATAA
- the rnpA gene encoding ribonuclease P protein component, with protein sequence MKDEKLRRNVEFRIVYRRGKSFSNNTLVLYTYKNNRHRDINKVGISVSKKVGKSVVRSRVKRLISESYRLNKDKFIVGYDFVIIARTSSDSKNYHEIEKSLISLFKKAGLINNEKDINNNS encoded by the coding sequence ATGAAAGATGAAAAATTAAGACGTAATGTAGAATTTAGAATAGTATATAGAAGAGGAAAGTCTTTTTCTAATAATACATTAGTTTTATATACATATAAGAACAATAGACATCGTGATATTAATAAGGTTGGAATATCCGTTAGTAAAAAAGTTGGAAAGAGTGTTGTTAGAAGTAGAGTAAAACGATTAATCAGTGAGAGTTATAGACTAAATAAAGATAAATTTATAGTAGGATATGATTTTGTAATTATTGCGAGAACTAGCTCGGATAGTAAAAATTATCACGAGATTGAGAAGTCATTGATAAGTTTGTTTAAGAAAGCTGGTTTAATAAATAATGAAAAGGATATTAATAATAATAGTTAA